A part of Anolis sagrei isolate rAnoSag1 chromosome 3, rAnoSag1.mat, whole genome shotgun sequence genomic DNA contains:
- the PTX3 gene encoding pentraxin-related protein PTX3 — protein sequence MYSSAILFLALWTFAFTQEHDEYEDLFFLNFDNEIESAIPATEETISCDCQREHTEWDKLFIMLENSQMKENMLLQSLDEILKVELQTLRGELFQFVENFAGSCTTSIEKAASHFVSQMDQMLAKNRGESQDLFAMLPESKPGKILQEMLQLSQNVSNRLSRLEHAWQKKEEVDAQQRSLSEKVRVSHIASGDDFIVKSLWQELQETKAELKESQKRTMQHLLPIGCETALLFPMRSKKIFVSVHPTAELMLHSFTVCTWVKVTEMLDKTIVFSYGTKRNPYEIQLYLSYGSVVLAISSDHKKIIAPNVISSERWTQLCGSWNTVNGSTSLWINGKIAATSSEIAEDYIIPDGGILQIGQEKNGCCVGGGFNESLAFSGKITGFNIWNKVLNDKDITRQTGEESCNNRGNIVGWGVTEVLPHGGAQYVFGP from the exons atGTATTCTTCTGCAATCCTGTTTTTGGCTCTCTGGACTTTTGCATTTACTCAGGAACATGATGAGTATGAAGATCTCTTCTTCTTGAATTTTGACAATGAAATAGAAAGTGCCATTCCTGCTACAGAGGAAA CTATTTCATGCGATTGTCAGCGGGAACATACAGAGTGGGACAAACTCTTCATTATGCTTGAGAATTCCCAGATGAAAGAAAACATGCTGCTTCAGTCTCTGGATGAAATCCTTAAGGTGGAATTGCAGACTCTGAGAGGGGAACTGTTCCAATTCGTAGAAAACTTTGCTGGCTCATGCACAACATCCATTGAAAAAGCTGCCTCCCACTTTGTGAGCCAAATGGACCAGATGCTGGCAAAGAACAGAGGAGAATCCCAGGACCTTTTTGCGATGCTTCCTGAATCTAAGCCGGGAAAGATCCTCCAAGAGATGCTGCAGCTGAGCCAAAATGTGTCCAACAGACTGAGCCGTCTGGAACATGCTTGGCAAAAGAAAGAAGAGGTGGATGCTCAGCAGAGGAGTTTGTCAGAGAAAGTCAGAGTCAGCCACATCGCAAGTGGGGACGATTTCATTGTGAAGTCGCTGTGGCAAGAACTTCAGGAAACAAAAGCTGAACTGAAAGAATCCCAAAAAAGGACCATGCAGCACTTATTACCAATTG GTTGTGAGACAGCTCTTTTATTCCCAATGCGCTCCAAAAAGATCTTTGTGAGTGTTCACCCAACTGCTGAATTGATGCTCCATTCTTTTACTGTTTGCACGTGGGTGAAAGTGACTGAAATGCTGGACAAAACAATTGTATTCTCATATGGAACAAAGAGGAACCCTTACGAAATCCAGCTTTACCTGAGCTATGGTTCTGTTGTTCTTGCCATAAGTAGTGATCACAAGAAGATAATTGCCCCAAATGTCATCTCTTCTGAAAGGTGGACTCAGCTTTGTGGCTCTTGGAACACAGTTAATGGAAGTACATCACTGTGGATAAATGGAAAGATTGCGGCAACCTCCTCAGAAATAGCTGAGGATTACATCATTCCAGATGGTGGGATTTTGCAGATTGGCCAAGAAAAGAATGGCTGCTGTGTTGGAGGTGGTTTTAATGAATCTTTAGCTTTTTCCGGAAAAATAACTGGCTTTAATATTTGGAACAAAGTCCTCAATGACAAAGACATAACAAGGCAAACTGGAGAAGAGTCGTGTAACAACCGAGGCAACATAGTTGGGTGGGGGGTTACAGAGGTTCTGCCTCACGGAGGTGCTCAATATGTTTTTGGACCCTGA